A single region of the Raphanus sativus cultivar WK10039 chromosome 1, ASM80110v3, whole genome shotgun sequence genome encodes:
- the LOC108805793 gene encoding golgin candidate 2: MANWISSKLKAAETILQQIDQQAAESLRKDEKSETHEEVFETSSKSSSPVSLKDQLRKKTYYDGSDSGGGGSQRNSTEQKPSYFSSGKNLRKLDQSRERTTSSPSKILTQEKPTLTDADWTELLSAPPPNQGTTSAPKPRTPRGTSVIRGLKKDGKRQVNGGKSPSVSDAKRSEKTSGGNVVDSRGKSQKQTDKEPSATSPSDTKNVSQDISVKSTHKESEKDVIAEPPSLDGSTKSAKESLPREPLPSAGKQVRGEILRRNVSDGLKRKDSSLSSDESESDYESDSSTDSERERQREERRRRREKIFAEKVAAKAVAVIKERENMVARLEGEKQSLEKIVEERAKQQAQEAAELQTNMMETLEAADLEKQKHNNTRMEVFSRLAGLEAANAELTRSLAAGQKKLEAQIDQVAVLREQVELKESTLEGLKRKTSNIRGSGNLVNKLDASRGDKFEHQMLEAEISLLTDKIGWLQDKANKLEADINTMRKELEEPTEVEMELKRRLDQLTDHLIQKQSQVEALSSEKATLSFRIEAVSRLIEENKGMSATEASSQDLEAGEWQLSGSKFKPALQDKIRSGKKHLGWLVMQLNAIFVSGTVFLRRNPTAKIWALVYLVCLHLWVLYILLSHSSDSSSSELRSGAVISLENFSNSSLRQ; this comes from the exons atCGATCAGCAGGCAGCAGAGTCACTTCGGAAAGATGAAAAGTCTGAGACACATGAGGAGGTGTTTGAGACCTCTTCAAAATCTTCGAGTCCCGTTTCTTTGAAAGATCAGTTGAGGAAGAAAACATATTATGATGGTAGTGACTCTGGTGGTGGTGGATCTCAGAGAAACTCAACTGAGCAAAAACCTAGCTACTTTAGTAGTGGTAAAAATCTACGGAAACTAGATCAATCCCGAGAGAGGACAACAAGTTCACCTTCGAAAATTTTGACGCAAGAGAAACCTACACTCACTGACGCTGACTGGACAGAGCTTCTTAGTGCTCCTCCTCCGAATCAGGGGACCACCAGCGCTCCTAAGCCTCGTACTCCCCGTGGAACATCTGTGATTCGAGGATTGAAGAAGGATGGGAAAAGGCAAGTGAATGGAGGAAAAAGTCCTTCGGTATCTGATGCAAAGAGGAGTGAGAAGACTAGTGGTGGTAATGTGGTTGATTCAAGAGGGAAGTCACAGAAGCAGACGGATAAGGAACCAAGTGCTACTAGCCCTTCTGATACTAAGAATGTTTCTCAGGACATATCTGTGAAGTCAACTCACAAGGAGAGTGAGAAGGATGTCATTGCTGAGCCACCTTCCCTGGATGGCTCCACAAAATCTGCCAAGGAGAGTCTCCCTAGGGAACCATTACCAAGTGCAGGAAAGCAAGTGAGGGGAGAGATTTTGCGGAGAAATGTTTCTGATGGTTTAAAGAGGAAGGATTCTTCCTTGTCCAGCGATGAGTCTGAATCGGATTATGAGTCTGATTCAAGCACTGACTCTGAGAGAGAGCGTCAGAGGGAGGagcggaggaggagaagagagaaaatTTTCGCTGAAAAAGTTGCAGCAAAAGCTGTAGCGGTCATCAAAGAGCGGGAGAATATGGTTGCGAGACTCGAGGGTGAGAAACAGAGTTTAGAGAAAATTGTTGAGGAACGAGCTAAACAACAGGCACAAGAG GCTGCGGAGTTGCAAACAAACATGATGGAAACACTTGAAGCTGCTGACCTTGAAAAACAGAAGCATAACAACACTAGAATGGAAGTTTTTTCACGCTTGGCTGGATTAGAG GCGGCAAACGCTGAGCTCACGAGATCGCTTGCTGCTGGGCAGAAGAAGCTTGAAGCTCAG ATAGATCAGGTAGCAGTACTCCGAGAACAAGTTGAGCTTAAGGAATCTACTCTTGAAG GACTGAAGCGAAAAACTTCAAATATCCGAGGAAGTGGAAATCTCGTAAATAAG TTAGATGCTTCTAGAGGAGATAAGTTCGAACACCAGATGCTTGAAGCTGAGATTTCTTTGCTGACTGATAAAATCGGGTGGTTACAAGATAAG GCAAATAAACTGGAAGCAGACATCAATACGATGAGGAAAGAACTGGAAGAACCAACTGAAGTGGAAATGGAACTGAAACGAAGACTTGACCAGCTAACTGACCATCTTATTCAAAAACAATCCCAG GTCGAAGCGCTTTCCTCGGAGAAAGCAACTCTATCGTTTAGAATCGAG GCGGTATCAAGGCTTATAGAAGAGAACAAAGGCATGTCTGCAACAGAAGCCTCGTCCCAAGATCTTGAAGCAGGAGAATGGCAACTCTCAGGGTCAAAGTTCAAACCAGCTTTACAAGATAAAATCAGGTCAGGCAAGAAACACTTGGGATGGTTAGTGATGCAGCTAAACGCTATATTCGTCTCTGGAACTGTCTTCTTGCGTAGGAACCCCACTGCAAAAATCTGGGCTTTGGTGTATCTGGTTTGCCTTCATCTCTGGGTACTATACATTTTACTCTCTCACTCAAGTGATTCTTCCTCGAGTGAACTGAGATCAGGTGCAGTGATTTCCTTAGAGAATTTCAGTAATAGTTCACTTCGTCAGTAG